GGGCTGCGGCATCGCGGGCTGGGCGGGCGCCGCCACCGCGGCGGGCGCCGTCATCATCATGGAAAACAGGCTCAGCGACATGGCATATCCTCTCCCTTTCAAGCCGGCCCGGCTTTTCGCCTTGACACCGGTGACATACCTCTTTCCTTTTCTCGCAAGTGTCAATAATGTTGTCACACAACTAGCCCATATTGGCCAGAGGGGATGGAATGCCGAAGATCGTGTCAGCCCGGGTGATATCGACGTCGCCGGGCCGCAATTTCACGACGCTGAAGATCGAATGCGACGACGGCACGACCGGCGTTGGCGATGCGACGCTCAACGGCCGCGAACTGGCCGTCGCGCACTATCTGTCCGAGCATGTCGCCCCCTGCCTGATCGGGCGCGACGCGCACCGGATCGAGGATATCTGGCAATTTCTCTACAAGGGCGCCTATTGGCGGCGCGGCCCGGTGACGATGACGGCGATCGCGGCGGTCGACATGGCGTTGTGGGACATCAAGGGCAAGGTCGCGGGGCTGCCGGTCTATCAATTGCTCGGCGGCGCGGCGCGCGAGGGCTGCATGGTCTATGGCCATGCCAACGGGGCGACGATCGCCGATACGATCGAGGCGGCGCTCGACTACCAGCGGCAGGGATATAAGGCGATTCGCCTGCAATGCGGCGTGCCGGGGATGGCGTCGACCTATGGCGTCAGCAAGGACCGCTACTTCTACGAGCCTGCCGACAATGACCTGCCGACCGAGAATGTCTGGTCGACGGCGAAATATATGCGCGTCGTCCCCGAATTATTCGCTGCGGCGCGCGAGGCGCTCGGCTGGGACGTCCATCTGCTCCACGACATCCATCACCGGCTCACCCCGATCGAGGCGGCGCGGCTCGGCAAGGATCTGGAGCCTTACCGCCCCTTCTGGATCGAGGATGCGACCCCGGCGGAAGATCAGGATGCGTTCCGCCTGATCCGCCAGCATACGACGACGCCGCTCGCCGTCGGCGAAATCTTCTCGTCGGTGTGGGACTGCAAGGCGCTGATCGAAAACCGGCTGATCGACTATATCCGCGCGACCGTGCTCCACGCGGGCGGCATCACCCATATGCGCCAGATCGCTTCGCTCGCCGACCTGCACCAGGTCCGCACCGGCTGTCACGGCGCGACCGACCTGTCGCCGGTGACGATGGCCGCGGCGCTGCACCTGGGGCTCGCCATTCCCAATTTCGGAATCCAGGAATATATGCGCCACACGGCGGAGACCGACGCGGTCTTCCCGCATGCCTATCGCTTTGCTGACGGCATGCTTCATCCCGGCGACGCGCCCGGTCTCGGCGTCGATATCGACGAGGCGCTCGCCGGAACCTTTCCTTATACCCGTGCCTTTCTGCCGGTGAATCGGCTTGAGGACGGCACAATGTGGAGCTGGTGATGCGAAACCTATTTCTTGTTCTTGCCCTGTTCGCGACCCCGGCGGGCGCGCAGGAGCATAAGCCGATCCGCCCCGCCACCGTCGAAGAGCAAGGCGCGCGCGCCGCGGTCACGATCGCGGACTATCGTTTCGACGACCTGCTCTGGGAAAATGACCGGATCGCGTTTCGCATCTATGGCCGCGCGCTGGAGGCGGCCGAACCGCCGTCGTCGTCGGGGATCGACGCGTGGGGCAAGCGCGTGCGCTGGCCTTATATGGACCGGCAATTGCGCACCGGCGACCAGCATGCCGACCATGGCGAGGGGGTCGATTTCTATAATGTCGGCACGGGGCGCGGCGCTGGCGGGCTTGGCATCTGGCACGACAACAAGCTGTGGACCTCGCGCAACTATGTGCGGCCGCGCATCCTGCGATCGGGACCGGACGTCGCCGACTTCGCCGTCGATTACGAACCCTGGCCCGTTGATACGCAGCGCACGGTGCGCGAGACGCGACGCTTCACCTTGCCCGCGGGCACGAATTTCACGCGGTTGAACTCGACGATCATGTCGAGCAGCGATGCCGAGCTGATCGTCGGCATCGGCATCTCCAAGCGGCCGATCGGGGGCGCGAAGCTGGGTGACATCAGGAAGGACGAAGCGGCGGCCCGCATGAGCTGGTGGGGGCCCGCCGACGGCGACAAGGGGCGGATGGCGGCGGCGGTGATCGTCGATCCGGCGGCCTTTGCTGGTTTCGCCGAGGACGCCGACAATTATCTGATCCTCGTTCGCGTCCAGCCGGGGCGGCCCTTCGTCTATTACAGCGGCGCGGCATGGGACAAGGGTGGCGATTTTGCGACCGAGGCCGACTGGAATCGCTATGTCGATGCACAGCGCCCCGATTTCCGGCCCGAGGCCTTGACCCTAGCCAGCTTCGCGGCGCGATGATAACGCAGCATCCATGGCGGTAACCAAGGCGGCATCGCTGGCAGACGATCTGGTCCAGCGTTTCGAGGAACAGATCGAGACGGGCGAAATGCCCGTCGGATCGCGTTTTCCGACCGAAAAGGACATCACCGAGACGTTCGGCGTCAGCCGCACCGTCGTGCGCGAGGCCTATTCGCGGCTCGCGGCGCGCGGCCTTCTGGTCTCGCGGCGCGGATCGGGCGCCTATGTTCCCGACGGCGCGCAATATCGCGCCTTTCAGGTTACCGCCGAGGAAATCGGCGAAATCGACGATGTGCTGAGGCTCCTCGAAATGCGCATGGGGTTCGAGGCCGAGATGGCCGATCTCGCCGCGCGCCGGCGGACCGACGCCGACCTTGCGGCGCTGCGCCGCACGCTCGACGCGATGGAGGAAAGCCGCGACGTCGATGCGTCGGTCGCCGCCGACGCCGCCTTTCACGCCGCGATCGCCAGCGCGACCGGCAACCCCTATTTCCTGCGGTTCACCCAGTTTCTCGGCGTCCGGCTCGTGCCATCGCGGCGGCTCTATCTGCAGGGCGACGATCCGGTCCGGCACCAGCGCTACGCGCACACGATCAACCGCGACCATGAAGCGATCGTCGTCGCGATCGAGGCGGGCGATCCGGTCGCCGCGCGCCGCGCCGCGCGCCGGCACATCGAAAAGTCGATCCAGCGCTATCGCGGTCTGAAGGAGAGCCGATAGCGGGGCGAATCGGACGCAGAGGGGATGGCCGAATGTGGGTCAGGCAGGAAATTAGCTAGCTACCGACCTTGATTTCGACTCGTGATGCTCTATTCCAACCCCGTGCAAGGCGACCCCGACAATTACCTCAGCCTGCTGTCCGCCGCGCAGATTGAAACGTTGCGGCACGTTTACGAGCACAAAAATTCCAAGCAGATCGCCCGCCTGATGAACGTTTCACCGCACACGGTCGATGAACGGGTTCGGCGGGTTTTGAAAAAGCTTAATGTTTCGAACAGGATAGAGGCAGCGCGAATCCTGGCGGTTAACGGTGTCTTCGATGATGTTACCCCTTATCAGCCTTTGACATATCAATTGATCGACCTAGGCGACGTTGCTCCGCCCGCCGATGCCGAAGCGGGGCGCAGTTCGTTTCGGCGAATTTTCGATATTGGTTCGCCATTTCCTACCGCGTCCCAGCCGGCCAACCGGCATGGGTTGATGGAAAGGATAATCTGGCCAATCCTGATCGCGTTCGCGACGATTTTGGCTTTCTCCGCCCTCTATTCGATCCTTGTCGGACTTGGTCGCGTTCTGACCTGATGTTCGAACGAATGCTGCGGGGGGGAACCGGTAGCATTCTTTTTCAAGGAAAAAGATAATGCTGAATCAACGAGTTTCTGCGGCGAAGAAGATCGCTTCCGAGCTGCATCTGGCCGAAGACGCCATCGACGAAGTGATGATCCGCATCGCCCAGCTCGCCGCGACGCTGCCCACCGCGCGCCGCGAGACGAACATGTCCGCGATCGTCGGCCAGGAAGCGATGGCGAAGGTCGCACAGGCGCTGGCCGCCGCCGGCGATGTCCGCCAGCTCCTCACCGACGCGCATCTGGCGCTGACGGTGACGCAGAAGGAAGTCGGCCTCGGCACGCGCATGTTCGGCGCGGGCGTGAAGCCGGCCGCTGCGAAGCTGGTCGACGAAGGCAGCAACGACCGTCAGGGCGCAGACGCGCCGACGTTCGCGAAGGCCGGTTGATCCGCAAGAAAGGTTGACTGCCACAATGTGGTCCGTGGCGATCTATTATGCCGTTCTGCTCATCACCGTGGCCGTCGCGATCCGACGCGGCGGACCGTTTGAACGCTGGGCAGCCTATACGGCATTGATCGCCTCGGTCCTCACGACGGCCGTGACGCCTTTTCCGACCTGGACCAACATCGAGGTCAATATCTTCATCATCGACGTGCTGGTTCTGATGAGCTTCTGGTTCATCGCCATGCGGACGCAGAGTTTCTGGCCTTACTGGATCACCGGATGGCAGCTGATCGCCATTTTCGGGCATATCCAGAAGCTCATGTTCTCGGAGATATTGGCGCGGCCCTATTCGCTGCTCTCGGTGTATATATCCTATCCGATCCTGTTGCTGATCATCTACGCATCGGGATCCTACAGTCGGCGGAATGACGTCACGGCCTGAAATGTGGCTCCCCAGGGGCATCGTCACATGCAGCCGTTTTCGAACGAAGAAATTGCCGAGCTGAAATCGCGGGTCGATCAGATCCACGAACTGCTCGCGAGCCGCGGCGAGGAATCGCCGCCCGCCGCCGTGCGCGGAGTCGAGGCGGCGCGCGACAGCGCTCCGTCCGATGCCGGGCTGCTCGACCAATTGTCGCTCAGCATCCAGATCAGGCGCATCCGCCGCAGCCATTTCGGCGACACCGAAATATCGGGACCCGTCTGGGACATGATGCTCGACCTGATGCTCGCGGGCGCGCACGGCCGCGTGCTCAGCGCCAGCGATCTCGCGACCGGCGCGGGGGTTCCGCTGTCGTCAGGGCTGCGCATGATCGCATCGCTCGAACGGCGCGGGCTGGTGCATCGCTCGATCGACGAGCGTGATCGCCGCCGCACGATCGTGCGGCTGAGCGACCACGGGACCGAGCGCATGGCCAGCTATTTCGAAAGGGTCGGCGGCGTCCGTCAGGCCATGCTGCAGCTGGCAGCCTAGTTGCGCCAATCGCCTATTCGGTCATGTCCTTCATCATGCGATCGACCTTGGCCATCGCCTCGCGCTTGATCTGGCAGATGCGCGCCGCGCTGACGTCGAGCGTCAGCCCGATTTCGTGCAGGTTGAGCTCTTCGAAGAAATAGAGCTGGAGCACCATCTGCTCGCGCTCGGACAGGCGGCCGACGCACTGGCGCAGCGCGCCCATCAAATCTTCCTGCTCGCAGCGATCGTCGGCGCCGGCATCCTCATCAGCCGCAAGGAAGGCGCCGATATCGGTCAGCTCGTCGAGCGAGGTCGAGCGGCCGTGCGTCGCATTGCGTTCGAGCGCGAAATAATCCTCCGCCGACATGTCGAAGGCGACCGCCATCTCGGCCGTGGTCGGCGCGCGCATCAGCTGCTGTTCGAGCGTGCTGCGCATCGCCTGGATCCGCTTCGCGGCGACCATCGCCGAACGGCCGACGTCGGCTTCGCGGCGCAGCTGGTCGATCATCGCGCCGCGGATGCGCGTCGTGGCATAGGTCGCAAAGGCGAATCCGCGCTCCTCATAATGGCGGCTTGCTTCGATCAGCGCGATCAACCCGGTCTGGATCAGGTCGTCGAGCTCGCTCGTCCGCGACACGCGCGAAAAGACCTGCCAGGCGATCTTGCGCACCAGCGGCGCATATTCCTCGACCAGCGCCTCGGCGCTCTCGCCATAGCCGCGCGCTCGCGGCGCGCGGCCGCCGCTCGCGGCAAACTGCTCGGCGGGCTCAATTCTCATGCGGTTGGTCCTCCATATGGGCTACCGGCCCGGCCGCGAGGCGCGGCACTTCGGCGCCGATCGTCGCGACAATTTCGGTCTGCTTGGTCGCCGGAATCTCGAGATAGGAGATGACGGCGACGTCGGGGAAAGTGGCGCGCACGAGGCGCGAGAGGGCGGAGCGGCAGATCGGCGAGGCGACGAGCGCGAAGCTGCGCGTCTGGAGCAGCAGCGGTTCGACCGCCTGACCGACCTGTTCGATGATCGTCATCGCCAGGCCGTGTTCGAACGGCCATTCGGCGGCGGGATTGGCGCGAACCGCCTGATTGAGCAGCATCTCGATCTCGGGGCTGAAGGTGACGACGGGCAGCGGCATCCGGCTCGGCACGATCGTCTGGACGATCAGCGCGCCGATGCGCTGGCGCACCGCTTCGACAAGGTCGATCTCGCCGAGCTGCTGCGCCGCCAGCGCGACCATCGCTTCGGCGATCTTGCGGAAATCGCGCAGCGGCACGCGCTCGACGAGCAACGATTTGCAGAGGCTCGCGACGCGCGGCAGCGCATAGCCCTGGGGGCTCAGATTCTGGGCCAGCTGCGGATAACGGGTCTTGAGATTGTCGATCAGCGCCTGCGCGTCGTCGATGCCGAACAGCTCGGCGGCCGAACCGACGATGCTGTTGTTGAGGTGCGTCGCGACGACGGTGGCGGGATCGACGACGGTATAGCCCGCCGCGATCGCGTCATTCTGCATCGCCTTCGGAATCCACAGCGCGTCGAGGCCGAAGGTCGGATCCTTGCACGGGCGGCCGACGACCTTGGTGACGAGGTCGCCCGAATCGAGCGCGAGCATTTCGTTGGGAAAGACCTCATCCTCGCCGACGATCACCCCGGCGACCGAGATGCGATAGACGTTGCCGGGGAGCGAAAGGTCGTCGCTGACCTTCACGGGCGGAACGACGAAGCCGAGTTCCTTCGACAACTGGCGGCGGATGCCGGTGATGCGCGTCATCAGCGGCGACCCCTTGCGTTCGTCGACGAGGGTGACGAGCGCATAGCCGATCTCGAGCTGGCACGCGCTCGCGTCGCTGACATCGGACCATTCGATATGCGACGGGTCGGGCGCGGGGGCTACGGGCTCGGGCAGGTCGGCGACCGCCGCCTCGGCGCGGCGGAGCTGCCAGCCGATCGCGAAGGCAAGCGCGGACGCGGGCAGGATCAAGAGCTGCGGCATCGCGGGGACGAGGCCGAGGATGAGGAGGATGCCGCCGACCGCCATCCAGATCACGGGCGAGGAGAATTGGCTGCCGATCTGGCCGCTGAGGTCGAAGGGCGAGGCGACGCGGGTGACGATCGCGGCGGCGGCGATCGATAGCAGCAGCGCCGGGATCTGCGCGACGAGCGCGTCGCCGATCGCGAGCGTGATATAGGTGCTGCCGGCTTCGGACAGGCTGAGCCCGTGGCTGAAGATGCCGAGAATCAGCCCGCCGATGATATTGACGAACAGGATGAGCAGCCCCGCGACTGCGTCGCCCTTCACGAATTTCGATGCACCGTCCATCGAGCCGTAGAAATCGGCTTCGGTGCCGACCTCGACGCGGCGCGCCTTGGCCTCTTCAGGGGTGAGCAGCCCGGCGTTGAGGTCGGCGTCGATCGCCATCTGCTTGCCGGGAAGCGCGTCGAGGGTGAAGCGCGCGGACACTTCGGACACGCGGCCCGCGCCCTTGGTGATCACGATCAGATTGATGATCATCAGCACGAAAAAGACGAACAGGCCGACGACATAGTCGCCGCCGATCAGGACCTGGCCGAACGCCTCGATGACATGGCCTGCCGCTGAGGTGCCCTCGTGGCCGTGGACGAGCACGACGCGTGTCGAGGCGACGTTGAGCGCGAGCCGGAACAGCGTCGCGAGGAGCAACACGGTCGGGAAGGCCGAGAAATCGAGCGGTTTCGAGGCCTGCAGCGCGACCATCAGGATCAGGAGGCTGATCATGATGTTCGCGACGAAGCTGATGTCGAGAATCAGCGGCGAGACCGGGATCACCATCAGCCCGACGAGGATCAGCATCCCCGCCGGCAGTGCCGAGATGCTGGCGAAACGCGCGACGTTGCGGAGGTTGAAGTCCGCGGTCATGCGGCGCCTCCCGAAAGCGAGGCGAGCCGCCGGTAGGCATCGGCGGCAAAGCCCATCGAGAGCGTCTTGGGCATGGGCTGGATATCCATCATCTGGAGCGGCGGACGGCCTCCGCCGGCGCCCGCGAGCCCGCTCGAACTGCTCGCCTGCGCGTGCCAGCCCGAGGGGGGGAAGGGTTTCATATTTTCGACCTTGCCGCCCTCTTCGAGCTTCACGCGAAAGCGTTCGCGGATCTCGCCAAGGCTGCGCATGCTGCCGTCGGCGGCGTAAAAGACCGAACGATTGGCGGCGGCGGCCTCGGGCATCATCGATGCGCCGGGCTGGTCGGGGTTGGCTGCGAGCGCCGTCAGGAATTTGGCGGCACCGCCGCTCCCGAGGAAATGCGCGAGATAGAGATCGACCGGCTCGGCGGCGCGGCCGATCCGGCTTTCGAGATAGGTGCGATTGTCACCGGTCAGCGCGGCCGCCATGTTCGAAGACGCCGTCGGATCGTCGCGCAGATCGAAAATCTGCTGGCGGAGCGCGGGGTCGGCGACGGTCAGCCGGCCCGACGCGTCGCGGCCGATCGCATCGGCAGCCCACGCTAGGCCATGGTTCGCGCCGTGGCGGTCGAGCGTTGCAAGCCAGGTCTGTCTGGTGAACTGATAAAGGCCGCGCGCCGATGAGGTCTGGGCCTGCGCGGCCGGATTATAGCCGCTCTCGACGCGGGCGACGTCGAACAGATAGTCGAAATCGATTCCCGACCGCGCCGACGCGTTCTGCACCGCATCGAGCACGGGTGCGGCGATGCGGCCGGCGCCTAGGGGATTGTTGATTGCGTTCATGGCTCTGGTTCCGCTTGTTCAGCAGACCAAAAGCAATCATCGTGCCATTTCTCGAAAGTCTAGGAAAATTATCTGGTTATCAGTAGCTTAAAGCCGCACCCCGCGGTCGCGTGCCGCGGATTTCGTGATTCTTGTCAATCCTCTGACGCGTCCAGTTCTTCAAGATATTGACGCGCACCGCCGCGGCCTCAAGCTGGTTCAGCGTCTGCCCGATCAGCGCGCGCGCGCGATGTTCGCTGCCCGCGGGGATCGCCGCGCCGCGAAACAGGATTACCGCAGTGGCGAGTTCTTCGGTCGCCGCGATGATCGCGCCGGCGTCGTGGCCGTCGAGCGCGCCGACGAGCGTGTTGAGCCGCGACTGAACCTCGTCCATCTGCGCCAGCATCAGTCGGTCCCGCGGCCGTGGAAATCGAGCATGGCGCTCGCGATGATCGCCGGGTGGACGCCATAGCTGCCATTCGCGATCGCCGTGCGCAGCGAGGCGACGCGTGCGACATCGACAGGCGGCGACTGGTCGGCCAGGCTGTTAGCGAGGCGCGTCAGCTTTGCGGTCGGTAGATTCTCCTGCGCCGGCTGGAGCTGCGCGGGCGCGCGCGCCGCGACATTGTCGCTGGCGACCCGCCGCAACGGGCCGGTGCGGCCGACGCCGCCAACGGGTCCGATCTTGCTGTCACCCGACATAAAAGCCTCCATCCGGTGCCGTCAGAAAAGTGACGGCGCGGTTCACGAAGGCTTTAACGGACGCGATCCGCGGCGATTAAGGCCGCCGATCACAAAAAACAAAAGAAAGGCCCGGCGCCGTCGGAAAGCCGACAGCCCGGGCCCGGTGGATGGGTAAGCAGGCGAAAATCAGTCTTGCAGCACCGCGCGTCCGGGGCCTGTGACGGTGGCGCTGAGCGACGACCGGGTGTCGTTGCCCTTGAGCGCGATCGTTTCGCCGACGCGCCCGTCCTCGGCGGCGATCGCGGCATAGCTGATCGAATAGCTGTCGGTGTCGATCGTCACGCGAACATTGTCGCCGCGGCGGATCACCGGGGCGCTTGCCGCGGGACGGGCATAGTTTGCCGCCGCGGGGGCCGCGCCGGCGGGGCCCGTCATCGGGACGCGCAGGCGCCAGCCGAGCGGGGCGCAGCGCACCGCGAGCGTGCGCGCGTCGATGGCGGTGATCGACGCCTGTTCGGGACAGCGCGCAAGCTTGATGCGGCGGTCGATCGGGGTCGCGGTGCGACCCAGGGCGCTGGCGATCGTTGCGGTCAGCGCATCGATCGATTGCCAGTCCTCGGTTGCCTGCTGGGCCCCGGCGATATGCGGGACGACGGTGGCGCAGGCGGCGAGGCCGGCGAGAATTTTGCGGGACAAGGTCGATCTCCTTCGATCCGATAGGCTCGCCCGATATTGTGCAGGAAGCGTGCCAGTCACGGTTTGACGCGCGGTTCCGCCGGACGCGACCGCGCGTCGTCAGATTTTTGACGAGCCGCTCGGCGTCGTTTGCATGATCTTATATAAATAGCTGAAATAATGAGAAAAATCATGTTTGGCACGGCCATTGCATTATGCCTTGGTGTTTTTCCGCGCGTCCGTGCCAGCCGGCCGGACCCCGGCGAACGGCTCCGACGCCGGAGGGCGGCAACCGAAGGCCTGCCGCTGGATGGCGGGATTGGAAGGCCCGCCGCCGGATGGCGGAAATGGAAGGAATGTGATGATGGCATCCGAGAAACTCTTTGGCCTGCATGCGACGGCACTCCAGCTTCGCAGCCAGCGCATGATGATGCTCGCGTCGAACATCGCGAATGCCGCGACGCCGGGTTACAAGGCGCGCGATCTCGACTTCGCCAAGGCGCTGGACCTCGCGCAGCAAGGTGCCTCGACCGAAAGCGCGGAGTCGTACCGGGTGCCCGTCCAGGCGTCGCTTGACGGCAATACCGTCGAGATGGCGACCGAGCAGACCGCCTATGCCGAAAACGCGCTCGCCTATCGTTCGAGCCTCGCTTTCCTCAGCGGCCGCATCAACACGCTGTCGCGCGCGCTGAAGGGCGAATGACGATGAACGGCAATTTCTCCGTCTTCGACATCAGCGGTCGCGCCATGTCGGCGCAGCTCGTCCGGCTGAACACCACCGCCTCGAACCTCGCCAACGCGGGGACGGTCGCGGGCAGCGAAGCGGGCGCCTTCCGCTCGCTGAAGCCCGTCTTTCGCACTGTGATGGACGACCATGGCCGCGCGACGGTGCAGATCGACCAGGTCACGACCTCGAAAATGGCGCCTTCGAAGCGCCACGATCCGTCGAACCCGCTCGCCGACGCCGACGGCAACGTCTGGGAAGCCGCGGTCGATAGCGCCGCCGAGCTCGTCGAGATGGTCGAGACCGCGCGCCAGTATCAGAACAATGTCCAGGTCCTCGAAACCGCGAAGGGCCTGATCAACGAAACCCTCAGGATGGGACAGTAAGATGGGCGTCTACAGCATCACGAACAACAATCCGGTGATCCAGCCGAAAGGCAGCAGTCAGCAGATGGACCAGAGCGATTTCCTTCGCCTGATGACCGCGCAGCTGTCGCAGCAGGATCCTTTCAACCCCGTCGATAACACCGAGATGGTCGCGCAGATGGCGCAATTCTCGAGCCTCGCGGGGATCAGCGAAACCAACACGGTGCTCGCGCAGATTTCGGAGCAGCTCGCCGCGCAGACGCAGCTGCTTCAGGACATCAAGGCCGCAACGCCCTCGACCCCCACCACCCAGGAAGGATAAGTCCATGTCATTCTTTACCTCGCTTTCGGGCCTCAAGGCCTCGCAAACCGACATGTCGGTCATCTCGAACAATATCGCCAACGCGGGCTCGGTCGGCTTCAAGCGCAGCAAGGCGCAGTTCGGCGACATTTTCGCTTCGTCGCCGACGCAGTCGACGAAGACGATCGCGGGCCAGGGCACGCGCCTCAATGGCATCACCCAGCAGTTCACGCAGGGATCGTACGAAGCGAGCGAAAAGACGCTCGACATGGCGATCGTCGGCGAGGGCATGTTCATCGTGAAGGGCAATCCCCCGACCGAGGCGATCACCTATACGCGCAACGGTTCGTTCGAACCGACGCCCGATGGCTATGTCATCGACACGACGGGCGCAAAGCTCCAGCTCCTGCCCGTTGACGCCAACGGCAACGTCACCAACAACACGCTCGCCGGCGCCTATGACCTGCAACTGCCCACGGGCGCGCCGTCCGATCCGACCTCGTCGCTGGTCAATGTGTCGATCGGCCTCGACGGCCTCGTCACGGCGACCTTCGCCAATGGCGAGGACCAGATGCTCGGCAAGGTCGCGATGGCAACCTTCCCGACGATGTCGGGCCTGCGCCCGACCGGCGACGCGCACTGGCAGTCGACGGGCGAAAGCGGCGCGCCGACGATCGACGGTCCGACCAGCGGCTCGATGGGCGCGGTTCGTTCGGGGGCGCTCGAACGGTCGAACGTCGATATCACCGAGGAACTGGTGATGCTGATGTCGGCGCAACGCAATTTCCAGGCCAATGCCAAAGCGATCGAGGGCGCGTCGCAGCTGACCCAGACGATCATCGGCATGCGCTGACGCAGCCCTGACCGCCGCCTGCCGGGAGTATCCAGATGGACCGCCTCATCTATACCAGCCTTACCGCGATGCGGGGCAGCATGTCCCGGCAGACGGCGATCGCCAACAATCTGGCGAACGCGCAGACGCCCGGCTTCCGCGCCGATATGGCCAATGCCCAGTCGTTGTGGCTCGACGGCAGCGGGCTCGACGCGCGCGCGATGTCGTCGGAAGAAGTGCTCGGCGCCGACATGCGCGCCGGCACCGTCACCCAGACGGGCCGCGACCTCGACATCGCGATGCAGGGCGACGCTTTGCTGGTCGTGCAGGCGAAGGATGGCGAAGAAGCTTATACGCGGCGCGGCGACCTGCAGGTCGCGCCGAGCGGGCTCTTGACCACCGGGGACGGCAATCCCGTCCAGGGCACGCAGGGCCCGGTGACGATCCCGCCCGCCGACGCGATCACCATCGACCAGGAAGGTCGTGTGTGGATCGTGCCGCAGGGAGGCGACGCCGAGAATCCGCAGGAAGTCGACCGGCTG
This genomic interval from Sphingopyxis chilensis contains the following:
- a CDS encoding flagellar basal body rod protein FlgB, with protein sequence MMASEKLFGLHATALQLRSQRMMMLASNIANAATPGYKARDLDFAKALDLAQQGASTESAESYRVPVQASLDGNTVEMATEQTAYAENALAYRSSLAFLSGRINTLSRALKGE
- a CDS encoding flagella basal body P-ring formation protein FlgA; the protein is MSRKILAGLAACATVVPHIAGAQQATEDWQSIDALTATIASALGRTATPIDRRIKLARCPEQASITAIDARTLAVRCAPLGWRLRVPMTGPAGAAPAAANYARPAASAPVIRRGDNVRVTIDTDSYSISYAAIAAEDGRVGETIALKGNDTRSSLSATVTGPGRAVLQD
- a CDS encoding flagellar hook-basal body complex protein, whose protein sequence is MSFFTSLSGLKASQTDMSVISNNIANAGSVGFKRSKAQFGDIFASSPTQSTKTIAGQGTRLNGITQQFTQGSYEASEKTLDMAIVGEGMFIVKGNPPTEAITYTRNGSFEPTPDGYVIDTTGAKLQLLPVDANGNVTNNTLAGAYDLQLPTGAPSDPTSSLVNVSIGLDGLVTATFANGEDQMLGKVAMATFPTMSGLRPTGDAHWQSTGESGAPTIDGPTSGSMGAVRSGALERSNVDITEELVMLMSAQRNFQANAKAIEGASQLTQTIIGMR
- the flgF gene encoding flagellar basal-body rod protein FlgF, producing the protein MDRLIYTSLTAMRGSMSRQTAIANNLANAQTPGFRADMANAQSLWLDGSGLDARAMSSEEVLGADMRAGTVTQTGRDLDIAMQGDALLVVQAKDGEEAYTRRGDLQVAPSGLLTTGDGNPVQGTQGPVTIPPADAITIDQEGRVWIVPQGGDAENPQEVDRLRLATPAGSEIAKGLDGLFRVKGGGILPDDPEARLLTRSIEGSNVTATSALVEMIEASRSWDTQLKMIGDVRDMDSATANLMQLPR
- the flgC gene encoding flagellar basal body rod protein FlgC; this encodes MTMNGNFSVFDISGRAMSAQLVRLNTTASNLANAGTVAGSEAGAFRSLKPVFRTVMDDHGRATVQIDQVTTSKMAPSKRHDPSNPLADADGNVWEAAVDSAAELVEMVETARQYQNNVQVLETAKGLINETLRMGQ
- a CDS encoding flagellar hook assembly protein FlgD, with translation MGVYSITNNNPVIQPKGSSQQMDQSDFLRLMTAQLSQQDPFNPVDNTEMVAQMAQFSSLAGISETNTVLAQISEQLAAQTQLLQDIKAATPSTPTTQEG